The DNA window AAATCATTAACAACCTATCCAGACCTTGTAGAAGGAGTAAAAAATGCAATCGATGGATTGGACTGTTCTTATTTAAAGGGTGTTAACATTGTTTCTGTTTCTACTACCCTGGCTACCAATACAGTACTTGAAAATACCGGATATCCAGTGGGTTTGGTACTTGTAGGAGATTATGAAGTTCCTGAGGATTTAGATGTAGAACACTATATTGTAGTAAGTGGAGGGCATACCACAAGAGGTGATGAGGCTTCCAAGCTGGATGAAGAGAAGGTGGAAGATTTTATCAAAAACGTAAAAGACAAAGTATCAGCATTTGCAGTGTCATCCTATTTCAGTGTGAGAAATCCCGATCATGAATTAAGAGTTAAGCAAAAAATCAAGGAATTAACTGATTACCCTGTTGTTTGCGGTCACGAACTCTCTCAAGACCTTGGAGTATATGAAAGAGGTATTACTGCCTATTTAAACGCTCAACTATTGCCCATTACTACTAAATTTATAGATTCTGTTAAATACGAGATTGAGAGGAGAGGTATAGACGCTAAAATGCGGATGTTAAAATGTGATGGGTCTATAGTTGGAATTAATGAGGCACTTGAGAAACCAATAGAATTGATATTTTCAGGTCCTTCAGCCAGTCTTATGGGCGCAGCATATCTGACAAATCTTGATAGTTGTGCAGTAGTTGATATTGGTGGAACAAGTACAGATGTATCTTTGATGGAAAACGGACTTCCTGAACTGGTAGATACCGGTGCAGTTGTAGGAGGTTGGCAGACAAAAGTAAGAGCACTTCGAATGGAAACGTCTGCAATGGGTGGAGATAGCCATGTGTGGGTAAAAAACCAGACTATTCGTATAGGACCAAGAAGAGTAACTCCTTTATGTGTGGCAGCAGAAACCTATCCTGGATTGGTAAACAAATTAAAAAAAGAGAGGATATCCTCCAGTAAACAGTTGACAGAAAATATCCAGCCTACAA is part of the Methanohalobium evestigatum Z-7303 genome and encodes:
- a CDS encoding hydantoinase/oxoprolinase family protein, which encodes MEYSLGIDAGGTYTDVVIMRNHDGVIVDFYKSLTTYPDLVEGVKNAIDGLDCSYLKGVNIVSVSTTLATNTVLENTGYPVGLVLVGDYEVPEDLDVEHYIVVSGGHTTRGDEASKLDEEKVEDFIKNVKDKVSAFAVSSYFSVRNPDHELRVKQKIKELTDYPVVCGHELSQDLGVYERGITAYLNAQLLPITTKFIDSVKYEIERRGIDAKMRMLKCDGSIVGINEALEKPIELIFSGPSASLMGAAYLTNLDSCAVVDIGGTSTDVSLMENGLPELVDTGAVVGGWQTKVRALRMETSAMGGDSHVWVKNQTIRIGPRRVTPLCVAAETYPGLVNKLKKERISSSKQLTENIQPTKFYVKTREKPVNLTESESRILELIENNEPASINEIFRETFTPDIYLNSLIQKRLIQPIGFTPTDALHILGDYEYWNINASHIGATLLSRLVNTLNYKFCGQVKDKVTHNLALNLTSFVLKNVDRSEIDKILHDSHLSKIKILIPLILIGASAQVYQNNLKKSIDADIRVPEFAEVGNAVGAIAGKGVKRVYILIKSVYDYENNMMKAVVFSPGRRDEFYDYDEALEFTKKRGHELIFNYMDEAGLDKNGVKIEMNRDDISMDGSSRTPVETNLVFVGVWNINYKKSKK